The proteins below come from a single Rosa rugosa chromosome 2, drRosRugo1.1, whole genome shotgun sequence genomic window:
- the LOC133729686 gene encoding helicase-like transcription factor CHR28 isoform X2, with amino-acid sequence MLMAVEEGSNCGFAAEDFDGEDMSIDLDTFYRLLEEEPPSCPEDSSLGSGPQAEAVSGADYLEDTQLQSGSQVLKAESSADLGGFGSWRPPYSSEASDSGRPGGSFDYAGNPAMFSDYKDSKPTAYTGSPGSWHPPYISEASDSVAGGPGGSFECGGNPAMSLDRKPPAQTSSHGHMFSTSLKDWFSLVPCTETYLTERVDVSQPTSSTTSSFEGHTNHVLDHGDLNVLQGKADVAGKVDSEYSSQNLGIDNMDMNSRPYGALGENTPETLGPSENNSCTSMEIPFLDVDVCSPHVTSPESTLCQNSDLFSDHYTAADGMSLDNRYLAESSIQHSPYSYYSTLFPSNKEMMTNVKDESLEFQTDSSCSSSKMNINCQEGITGTYGFDSPMIDASDIKEWNFDYGRYNCISAVSGNSSLDADSCPVDNKASVKPLGSTETYMSSKREFTGVKDENIDELVAPSTDTFHSFSFMDDSRKPSYNADGSSFDKEPKLSGNINGSSLPHVGGGYVNLNGLEHQLPAAQPFSSNRNQGYSTDRLEGKHCLPKSMGFPFSKVSPESIHSNFSEKSPAEDDYDVCIIEDKSDPAPTRRLPVVSNTRYPAPLNCSLAVGSNIANSQQSSDHDTGVGGIRFRTREEQLILRVALQDLSQPKSEALPPDGVLTVPLLRHQRIALSWMVQKETASLPCCGGILADDQGLGKTISTIALILKERPPASGACLDEKKCKLETLDLDQDDDMLPEVSRRKQDADAHSSVSNETSEKSMKSLIQTKGRPACGTLVVCPTSVLRQWAEELRNKITEKAKLSVLVYHGGNRTRDPCELAKYDVVLTTYSIVSMEVPKQPLADGEDEEKGKREEYDSPHMGFSSKKRKYPNKCSKGKKGLETAALESLARPLAKVGWFRVVLDEAQSIKNHRTQVARACWGLRAKRRWCLSGTPIQNAIDDLYSYFRFLRYDPYAVYKSFCAKIKFPISKNPTKGYRMLQAVLKTIMLRRTKGTLLDGEPIINLPPKFIELKRVEFSAEERDFYSRLESDSRAQFEEYAAAGTVKQNYVNILLMLLRLRQACDHPLLVRRYESQSLWKSSVEKAKKLTHDKQVSLLNCLEASLAICGICNDAPEDAVVSECGHVFCSQCICDYLTGDDNQCPNTSCKVRLNVSSVFSKATLNSSLSDQPSQGGMGSEVFDAVESFYEDSSYNSSKIKAALEVLCLMCKPKTCTTENSCLPESVDKNASCSTTSFDIDGAESLEDSSDGQNLDVDKSPKKIEKVVREKAIVFSQWTRMLDLLEACLKTSGLEYRRLDGTMSVVARDKAVKDFNTLPEVSVMIMSLKAASLGLNMVAACHVLLLDLWWNPTTEDQAIDRAHRIGQTRPVTVLRLTVKDTVEDRILALQKKKREMVASAFGEDETGGRQTRLTVDDLKYLFMK; translated from the exons ATGTTGATGGCGGTGGAGGAGGGTTCTAATTGTGGATTCGCCGCCGAGGATTTCGACGGCGAGGACATGTCGATCGATCTCGATACATTTTATCGCCTTCTCGAGGAAGAACCGCCG AGTTGTCCGGAGGATTCATCATTGGGAAGCGGACCACAAGCTGAAGCAGTTTCCGGTGCTGATTACCTTGAGGATACACAGCTCCAAAGTG GATCGCAAGTTTTAAAAGCAGAATCATCAGCTGATTTAGGGGGTTTCGGATCCTGGCGTCCTCCATACAGCTCTGAAGCTTCGGATTCAGGGCGTCCAGGTGGTTCCTTTGATTATGCAGGGAACCCTGCAATGTTCTCTGACTACAAGGATAGCAAACCAACAGCGTACACTGGCTCTCCTGGTTCATGGCATCCTCCATATATCTCAGAAGCATCAGATTCTGTGGCAGGGGGTCCAGGTGGTTCCTTTGAGTGTGGAGGGAACCCTGCAATGTCTTTAGACAGGAAACCACCAGCACAGACCAGCTCTCATGGGCACATGTTCTCTACAAGTCTTAAAGACTGGTTTTCGTTGGTTCCTTGCACGGAGACTTACTTAACTGAGAGGGTTGACGTTTCACAGCCCACTAGTAGCACCACTTCTAGTTTTGAAGGACATACGAATCATGTTTTAGACCACGGAGATCTTAATGTCCTGCAGGGGAAAGCAGATGTGGCAGGGAAAGTTGATTCTGAAT ATTCTTCACAAAACCTTGGTATTGATAACATGGACATGAATTCCAGACCGTATGGTGCTTTGGGGGAAAACACCCCAGAAACCTTGGGACCATCGGAAAATAATTCTTGTACATCTATGGAAATACCCTTTCTAGATGTAGATGTATGTTCACCACATGTTACTTCTCCCGAATCTACTCTCTGTCAAAATTCTGATCTTTTCAGTGACCATTATACAGCTGCGGATGGTATGAGCTTAGACAATAGATATTTGGCAGAGTCCTCAATCCAGCATAGTCCTTATAGCTACTACTCTACATTATTTCCAAGTAACAAAGAAATGATGACTAATGTGAAGGATGAATCACTGGAGTTTCAAACTGATAGTTCATGCTCAAGCAGTAAGATGAATATCAATTGTCAGGAGGGAATAACCGGTACATATGGCTTTGATTCGCCAATGATTGATGCTTCAGATATCAAGGAGTGGAATTTTGATTATGGAAGATATAATTGTATTTCGGCTGTTAGTGGGAATTCTTCATTGGATGCGGACTCTTGTCCTGTTGACAACAAGGCTTCAGTCAAGCCTTTGGGTTCTACTGAGACATACATGTCAAGCAAACGGGAATTCACTGGTGTGAAGGATGAAAATATTGATGAGTTGGTTGCTCCTAGTACTGATACGTTTCATTCTTTTTCATTCATGGATGACAGTAGAAAGCCATCTTACAATGCTGATGGTAGCTCTTTTGACAAGGAACCAAAACTCTCAG GTAATATAAATGGAAGTTCTTTACCCCATGTTGGTGGTGGATATGTGAATCTAAATGGTTTGGAACATCAGTTGCCAGCTGCTCAGCCATTCTCTTCAAACAGGAATCAGGGTTATAGTACGGACAGACTTGAGGGTAAACACTGTCTGCCTAAGAGCATGggttttcctttttcaaaagtCAGCCCCGAGTCTATTCATAGTAACTTCTCTGAAAAATCCCCTGCAGAAGATGACTATGATGTATGCATTATTGAAGATAAGAGTGATCCTGCACCCACACGTCGCCTTCCAGTGGTTAGCAATACTCGTTACCCGGCGCCCTTGAATTGCTCTCTAGCAGTTGGAAGTAACATTGCTAATTCACAACAATCTAGTGATCACGACACTGGAGTGGGAGGCATACGATTCAGGACAAGGGAGGAGCAATTGATCTTGAGAGTAGCATTGCAG GACCTTTCACAGCCCAAGTCAGAAGCTCTTCCACCAGATGGAGTTTTAACAGTACCTCTCTTACGACATCAG AGAATCGCATTGTCATGGATGGTTCAGAAGGAGACAGCTAGCTTGCCTTGTTGCGGAGGAATACTTGCAGATGATCAG GGATTGGGAAAAACGATATCGACAATTGCACTCATACTTAAGGAAAGGCCTCCTGCTTCTGGAGCCTGTCTAGATGAAAAAAAGTGCAAGCTGGAAACTCTGGATTTGGACCAGGATGATGACATGCTTCCTGAGGTTAGCAGAAGGAAGCAAGATGCTGATGCTCATTCAAGTGTCTCAAATGAAACTTCTGAGAAGAGCATGAAATCTTTGATACAAACAAAGGGAAGGCCAGCTTGTGGAACACTCGTTGTTTGTCCCACCAGTGTCTTGCGGCAATGGGCAGAGGAGTTGCGTaataaaataacagaaaaagcTAAACTCTCAGTGCTAGTCTACCATGGAGGCAATCGAACGAGGGATCCGTGTGAGCTAGCTAAGTATGATGTTGTCCTCACAACATATTCAATTGTCAGCATGGAGGTCCCAAAGCAGCCTCTTGCTGATGGAGAAGATGAGGAGAAAGGAAAGCGAGAGGAGTATGATTCTCCACATATGGGGTTTTCATCTAAGAAAAGGAAATATCCTAATAAATGCTCAAAGGGTAAGAAGGGATTGGAGACTGCAGCGCTTGAGTCTCTTGCTCGCCCTCTTGCTAAGGTTGGATGGTTTAGGGTTGTCTTGGATGAAGCCCAGAGTATTAAGAATCACAGAACTCAAGTAGCTAGGGCCTGTTGGGGGCTTCGAGCGAAACGTAGGTGGTGCTTATCGGGGACACCTATCCAGAATGCGATTGATGATCTTTATAGCTACTTCAGATTTCTGAGATATGACCCTTATGCGGTGTACAAGTCGTTTTGTGcaaaaataaaatttccaaTTAGTAAGAATCCAACAAAAGGGTACAGAATGCTACAAGCTGTTCTGAAGACAATTATGTTACGCCGCACAAAAG GCACTCTTCTTGATGGAGAACCTATTATTAATTTACCACCAAAATTTATAGAACTGAAAAGGGTGGAATTCTCCGCGGAAGAACGAGATTTTTACTCAAGGCTAGAGAGTGATTCACGCGCTCAATTTGAA GAATATGCAGCTGCTGGAACTGTGAAACAAAATTATGTTAATATTTTATTGATGCTCTTGCGACTTCGACAAGCTTGTGATCACCCCCTTCTTGTCAGACGTTATGAATCACAGTCTTTATGGAAATCTTCGGTTGAGAAGGCAAAGAAGCTTACTCATGACAAACAAGTATCCCTTCTGAATTGTTTGGAAGCTTCTTTGGCAATATGCGGTATCTGCAAT gaTGCACCTGAAGATGCCGTTGTTTCTGAATGTGGTCATGTCTTCTGTAGCCAATGCATTTGTGACTATCTCACTGGTGATGACAACCAGTGCCCCAACACAAGTTGCAAAGTTCGACTGAATGTGTCCTCCGTCTTTTCAAAAGCCACTTTAAACAGTTCGCTTTCTGACCAACCTAGTCAAGGGGGCATGGGTTCTGAAGTTTTTGATGCTGTAGAGTCTTTCTATGAGGATAGCTCGTACAATTCATCCAAGATTAAGGCTGCACTTGAGGTTCTCTGCTTGATGTGTAAACCAAAGACTTGCACTACAGAAAATAGTTGCTTACCGGAAAGCGTTGATAAAAATGCCAGCTGTTCTACAACGTCTTTTGACATTGATGGGGCTGAGTCCCTTGAGGACAGTTCTGATGGACAGAACTTGGATGTGGACAAAAGTCCTAAGAAAATTGAGAAGGTAGTTCGAGAAAAAGCAATAGTCTTTTCACAGTGGACTAGGATGCTGGACTTGCTTGAAGCGTGTCTTAAAACTTCCGgccttgagtacagaagacttGATGGAACAATGTCAGTTGTTGCCAGAGATAAAGCTGTAAAGGATTTTAACACTCTTCCTGAG GTGTCAGTTATGATTATGTCTTTGAAAGCTGCTAGTCTTGGTCTGAACATGGTTGCAGCCTGCCATGTACTTCTTTTGGACCTGTGGTGGAATCCTACGACTGAAGATCAAGCAATTGATAGAGCACATCGTATTGGGCAGACCCGTCCTGTTACGGTTTTACGGTTGACTGTGAAAGATACGGTCGAAGATCGTATTTTAGCTCTTCAG aaaaagaagagagagatggtGGCATCTGCATTTGGAGAGGATGAGACTGGTGGTCGTCAGACTCGCTTAACAGTTGATGATCTCAAGTACCTGTTTATGAAGTGA
- the LOC133729686 gene encoding helicase-like transcription factor CHR28 isoform X3, with the protein MLMAVEEGSNCGFAAEDFDGEDMSIDLDTFYRLLEEEPPSCPEDSSLGSGPQAEAVSGADYLEDTQLQSGSQVLKAESSADLGGFGSWRPPYSSEASDSGRPGGSFDYAGNPAMFSDYKDSKPTAYTGSPGSWHPPYISEASDSVAGGPGGSFECGGNPAMSLDRKPPAQTSSHGHMFSTSLKDWFSLVPCTETYLTERVDVSQPTSSTTSSFEGHTNHVLDHGDLNVLQGKADVAGKVDSEYSSQNLGIDNMDMNSRPYGALGENTPETLGPSENNSCTSMEIPFLDVDVCSPHVTSPESTLCQNSDLFSDHYTAADGMSLDNRYLAESSIQHSPYSYYSTLFPSNKEMMTNVKDESLEFQTDSSCSSSKMNINCQEGITGTYGFDSPMIDASDIKEWNFDYGRYNCISAVSGNSSLDADSCPVDNKASVKPLGSTETYMSSKREFTGVKDENIDELVAPSTDTFHSFSFMDDSRKPSYNADGSSFDKEPKLSGYDVSTQHFGNSGHAKEEMIVDTNRTYYSEGNINGSSLPHVGGGYVNLNGLEHQLPAAQPFSSNRNQGYSTDRLEEDDYDVCIIEDKSDPAPTRRLPVVSNTRYPAPLNCSLAVGSNIANSQQSSDHDTGVGGIRFRTREEQLILRVALQDLSQPKSEALPPDGVLTVPLLRHQRIALSWMVQKETASLPCCGGILADDQGLGKTISTIALILKERPPASGACLDEKKCKLETLDLDQDDDMLPEVSRRKQDADAHSSVSNETSEKSMKSLIQTKGRPACGTLVVCPTSVLRQWAEELRNKITEKAKLSVLVYHGGNRTRDPCELAKYDVVLTTYSIVSMEVPKQPLADGEDEEKGKREEYDSPHMGFSSKKRKYPNKCSKGKKGLETAALESLARPLAKVGWFRVVLDEAQSIKNHRTQVARACWGLRAKRRWCLSGTPIQNAIDDLYSYFRFLRYDPYAVYKSFCAKIKFPISKNPTKGYRMLQAVLKTIMLRRTKGTLLDGEPIINLPPKFIELKRVEFSAEERDFYSRLESDSRAQFEEYAAAGTVKQNYVNILLMLLRLRQACDHPLLVRRYESQSLWKSSVEKAKKLTHDKQVSLLNCLEASLAICGICNDAPEDAVVSECGHVFCSQCICDYLTGDDNQCPNTSCKVRLNVSSVFSKATLNSSLSDQPSQGGMGSEVFDAVESFYEDSSYNSSKIKAALEVLCLMCKPKTCTTENSCLPESVDKNASCSTTSFDIDGAESLEDSSDGQNLDVDKSPKKIEKVVREKAIVFSQWTRMLDLLEACLKTSGLEYRRLDGTMSVVARDKAVKDFNTLPEVSVMIMSLKAASLGLNMVAACHVLLLDLWWNPTTEDQAIDRAHRIGQTRPVTVLRLTVKDTVEDRILALQKKKREMVASAFGEDETGGRQTRLTVDDLKYLFMK; encoded by the exons ATGTTGATGGCGGTGGAGGAGGGTTCTAATTGTGGATTCGCCGCCGAGGATTTCGACGGCGAGGACATGTCGATCGATCTCGATACATTTTATCGCCTTCTCGAGGAAGAACCGCCG AGTTGTCCGGAGGATTCATCATTGGGAAGCGGACCACAAGCTGAAGCAGTTTCCGGTGCTGATTACCTTGAGGATACACAGCTCCAAAGTG GATCGCAAGTTTTAAAAGCAGAATCATCAGCTGATTTAGGGGGTTTCGGATCCTGGCGTCCTCCATACAGCTCTGAAGCTTCGGATTCAGGGCGTCCAGGTGGTTCCTTTGATTATGCAGGGAACCCTGCAATGTTCTCTGACTACAAGGATAGCAAACCAACAGCGTACACTGGCTCTCCTGGTTCATGGCATCCTCCATATATCTCAGAAGCATCAGATTCTGTGGCAGGGGGTCCAGGTGGTTCCTTTGAGTGTGGAGGGAACCCTGCAATGTCTTTAGACAGGAAACCACCAGCACAGACCAGCTCTCATGGGCACATGTTCTCTACAAGTCTTAAAGACTGGTTTTCGTTGGTTCCTTGCACGGAGACTTACTTAACTGAGAGGGTTGACGTTTCACAGCCCACTAGTAGCACCACTTCTAGTTTTGAAGGACATACGAATCATGTTTTAGACCACGGAGATCTTAATGTCCTGCAGGGGAAAGCAGATGTGGCAGGGAAAGTTGATTCTGAAT ATTCTTCACAAAACCTTGGTATTGATAACATGGACATGAATTCCAGACCGTATGGTGCTTTGGGGGAAAACACCCCAGAAACCTTGGGACCATCGGAAAATAATTCTTGTACATCTATGGAAATACCCTTTCTAGATGTAGATGTATGTTCACCACATGTTACTTCTCCCGAATCTACTCTCTGTCAAAATTCTGATCTTTTCAGTGACCATTATACAGCTGCGGATGGTATGAGCTTAGACAATAGATATTTGGCAGAGTCCTCAATCCAGCATAGTCCTTATAGCTACTACTCTACATTATTTCCAAGTAACAAAGAAATGATGACTAATGTGAAGGATGAATCACTGGAGTTTCAAACTGATAGTTCATGCTCAAGCAGTAAGATGAATATCAATTGTCAGGAGGGAATAACCGGTACATATGGCTTTGATTCGCCAATGATTGATGCTTCAGATATCAAGGAGTGGAATTTTGATTATGGAAGATATAATTGTATTTCGGCTGTTAGTGGGAATTCTTCATTGGATGCGGACTCTTGTCCTGTTGACAACAAGGCTTCAGTCAAGCCTTTGGGTTCTACTGAGACATACATGTCAAGCAAACGGGAATTCACTGGTGTGAAGGATGAAAATATTGATGAGTTGGTTGCTCCTAGTACTGATACGTTTCATTCTTTTTCATTCATGGATGACAGTAGAAAGCCATCTTACAATGCTGATGGTAGCTCTTTTGACAAGGAACCAAAACTCTCAGGTTATGATGTATCTACTCAGCATTTTGGAAATTCAGGGCATGCTAAAGAAGAGATGATTGTTGATACTAACAGAACTTATTATTCTGAAGGTAATATAAATGGAAGTTCTTTACCCCATGTTGGTGGTGGATATGTGAATCTAAATGGTTTGGAACATCAGTTGCCAGCTGCTCAGCCATTCTCTTCAAACAGGAATCAGGGTTATAGTACGGACAGACTTGAGG AAGATGACTATGATGTATGCATTATTGAAGATAAGAGTGATCCTGCACCCACACGTCGCCTTCCAGTGGTTAGCAATACTCGTTACCCGGCGCCCTTGAATTGCTCTCTAGCAGTTGGAAGTAACATTGCTAATTCACAACAATCTAGTGATCACGACACTGGAGTGGGAGGCATACGATTCAGGACAAGGGAGGAGCAATTGATCTTGAGAGTAGCATTGCAG GACCTTTCACAGCCCAAGTCAGAAGCTCTTCCACCAGATGGAGTTTTAACAGTACCTCTCTTACGACATCAG AGAATCGCATTGTCATGGATGGTTCAGAAGGAGACAGCTAGCTTGCCTTGTTGCGGAGGAATACTTGCAGATGATCAG GGATTGGGAAAAACGATATCGACAATTGCACTCATACTTAAGGAAAGGCCTCCTGCTTCTGGAGCCTGTCTAGATGAAAAAAAGTGCAAGCTGGAAACTCTGGATTTGGACCAGGATGATGACATGCTTCCTGAGGTTAGCAGAAGGAAGCAAGATGCTGATGCTCATTCAAGTGTCTCAAATGAAACTTCTGAGAAGAGCATGAAATCTTTGATACAAACAAAGGGAAGGCCAGCTTGTGGAACACTCGTTGTTTGTCCCACCAGTGTCTTGCGGCAATGGGCAGAGGAGTTGCGTaataaaataacagaaaaagcTAAACTCTCAGTGCTAGTCTACCATGGAGGCAATCGAACGAGGGATCCGTGTGAGCTAGCTAAGTATGATGTTGTCCTCACAACATATTCAATTGTCAGCATGGAGGTCCCAAAGCAGCCTCTTGCTGATGGAGAAGATGAGGAGAAAGGAAAGCGAGAGGAGTATGATTCTCCACATATGGGGTTTTCATCTAAGAAAAGGAAATATCCTAATAAATGCTCAAAGGGTAAGAAGGGATTGGAGACTGCAGCGCTTGAGTCTCTTGCTCGCCCTCTTGCTAAGGTTGGATGGTTTAGGGTTGTCTTGGATGAAGCCCAGAGTATTAAGAATCACAGAACTCAAGTAGCTAGGGCCTGTTGGGGGCTTCGAGCGAAACGTAGGTGGTGCTTATCGGGGACACCTATCCAGAATGCGATTGATGATCTTTATAGCTACTTCAGATTTCTGAGATATGACCCTTATGCGGTGTACAAGTCGTTTTGTGcaaaaataaaatttccaaTTAGTAAGAATCCAACAAAAGGGTACAGAATGCTACAAGCTGTTCTGAAGACAATTATGTTACGCCGCACAAAAG GCACTCTTCTTGATGGAGAACCTATTATTAATTTACCACCAAAATTTATAGAACTGAAAAGGGTGGAATTCTCCGCGGAAGAACGAGATTTTTACTCAAGGCTAGAGAGTGATTCACGCGCTCAATTTGAA GAATATGCAGCTGCTGGAACTGTGAAACAAAATTATGTTAATATTTTATTGATGCTCTTGCGACTTCGACAAGCTTGTGATCACCCCCTTCTTGTCAGACGTTATGAATCACAGTCTTTATGGAAATCTTCGGTTGAGAAGGCAAAGAAGCTTACTCATGACAAACAAGTATCCCTTCTGAATTGTTTGGAAGCTTCTTTGGCAATATGCGGTATCTGCAAT gaTGCACCTGAAGATGCCGTTGTTTCTGAATGTGGTCATGTCTTCTGTAGCCAATGCATTTGTGACTATCTCACTGGTGATGACAACCAGTGCCCCAACACAAGTTGCAAAGTTCGACTGAATGTGTCCTCCGTCTTTTCAAAAGCCACTTTAAACAGTTCGCTTTCTGACCAACCTAGTCAAGGGGGCATGGGTTCTGAAGTTTTTGATGCTGTAGAGTCTTTCTATGAGGATAGCTCGTACAATTCATCCAAGATTAAGGCTGCACTTGAGGTTCTCTGCTTGATGTGTAAACCAAAGACTTGCACTACAGAAAATAGTTGCTTACCGGAAAGCGTTGATAAAAATGCCAGCTGTTCTACAACGTCTTTTGACATTGATGGGGCTGAGTCCCTTGAGGACAGTTCTGATGGACAGAACTTGGATGTGGACAAAAGTCCTAAGAAAATTGAGAAGGTAGTTCGAGAAAAAGCAATAGTCTTTTCACAGTGGACTAGGATGCTGGACTTGCTTGAAGCGTGTCTTAAAACTTCCGgccttgagtacagaagacttGATGGAACAATGTCAGTTGTTGCCAGAGATAAAGCTGTAAAGGATTTTAACACTCTTCCTGAG GTGTCAGTTATGATTATGTCTTTGAAAGCTGCTAGTCTTGGTCTGAACATGGTTGCAGCCTGCCATGTACTTCTTTTGGACCTGTGGTGGAATCCTACGACTGAAGATCAAGCAATTGATAGAGCACATCGTATTGGGCAGACCCGTCCTGTTACGGTTTTACGGTTGACTGTGAAAGATACGGTCGAAGATCGTATTTTAGCTCTTCAG aaaaagaagagagagatggtGGCATCTGCATTTGGAGAGGATGAGACTGGTGGTCGTCAGACTCGCTTAACAGTTGATGATCTCAAGTACCTGTTTATGAAGTGA